Proteins co-encoded in one Carassius carassius chromosome 35, fCarCar2.1, whole genome shotgun sequence genomic window:
- the LOC132116156 gene encoding APC membrane recruitment protein 2 yields the protein MEVQNECSEPPPCDPQPPGKLNKAAFKLFSKRKSGSSMPSIFSVKNKGESTGKATGKTLELVRSKTHDGLITDAPSELDGHRKEESASSDQLHAGTPDGVSAAPLRSSITKSFSFFSLLRRSSSRAGDGTTTVGRRGRGLKGLFSSMRWRRKPQVQEDSLEVAKEVKEGDLILSSSSGSMKMEKDMTLTLEPLPQVCEETPLPREAEKWKGTSMQELQGANELECGNFGPPLSHQHIITEESPVPSPSQLRAQTEGLQHDEHSSSIHLSSIPTCALTPPMEHSTADPQSEQSVDRLCSMFTDVTSLKSFDSLTGCGDIIADPEEDSGNGGSATSSGTGSSSGGCMGHRLSGAGTNSERCSPAKPPLRPQVSSLTSIHAFCYVPAHQRPRAPPKKPQGSGVVAYMGGGEEMASPEGVNDADMQGLWHMLPQKGEDSPAPRRTEPVLHHAPNRLEKRTPQVKALGLTKIPVSGGSKMGKQQPSRPSPPPVDKELQDAPPSDEGYWDSPTPGPEDEDSTFLRREGLLRDSCSGDALYDLYDPDSPSAAGSDNDVSSPTKSASDLKMNLPSPKCSSSATSSFRSMKGSTSLPRDSKIPISVRQTPPSHSSSQGTLSSNLSPTLTTPPKKTNAPPRTRIPVSKVPVRRPNNKSTPTSQSRK from the coding sequence ATGGAGGTTCAAAACGAATGCAGTGAACCGCCTCCATGTGATCCTCAGCCACCAGGAAAGCTAAACAAAGCTGCCTTCAAGCTGTTCAGCAAGCGTAAGTCCGGCAGCAGCATGCCAAGCATCTTCTCTGTCAAGAACAAAGGGGAGTCCACCGGTAAAGCCACTGGCAAGACGCTGGAGCTTGTTAGGAGCAAAACCCATGATGGCTTAATAACGGACGCTCCTTCAGAGCTTGACGGCCACCGGAAAGAGGAATCTGCCAGTAGCGATCAGCTCCACGCCGGCACACCAGATGGTGTGTCCGCTGCCCCCCTCCGCAGCTCCATCACCAAGTCTTTCAGCTTCTTCTCTTTACTGCGCCGGAGCAGCAGCCGTGCAGGAGATGGAACCACTACAGTGGGACGGCGAGGACGAGGACTTAAGGGGCTGTTTAGCAGCATGCGTTGGCGGCGGAAGCCCCAGGTTCAAGAGGACTCCTTAGAGGTGGCCAAGGAGGTGAAGGAAGGAGACCTAATACTTTCCTCTAGCTCTGGCAGCATGAAAATGGAGAAGGACATGACACTAACTCTTGAGCCCCTGCCGCAAGTGTGTGAGGAGACTCCTCTCCCAAGGGAAGCTGAGAAATGGAAGGGGACGTCTATGCAGGAATTACAGGGTGCTAATGAATTGGAGTGTGGTAACTTTGGTCCTCCTCTTTCACACCAACATATAATCACAGAGGAGTCTCCAGTTCCATCTCCTTCACAACTCCGAGCCCAGACAGAAGGACTCCAACATGATGAACACAGCAGTTCAATACACTTGTCCTCCATTCCAACCTGTGCTTTGACCCCACCAATGGAGCACAGCACAGCTGACCCACAATCCGAGCAATCTGTGGATCGCCTTTGTTCCATGTTCACCGATGTTACTTCACTAAAGAGTTTTGATTCTTTAACAGGCTGTGGTGACATCATTGCTGATCCAGAAGAGGATTCTGGGAATGGGGGAAGTGCCACGAGCAGTGGAACCGGTAGCAGTAGTGGGGGATGCATGGGTCACAGATTAAGCGGAGCCGGGACAAATTCAGAGAGATGCTCTCCTGCCAAGCCTCCACTTCGTCCTCAGGTCAGTAGTCTTACATCTATCCATGCTTTTTGCTACGTGCCAGCCCACCAAAGACCACGTGCACCCCCTAAAAAGCCACAAGGCAGTGGAGTTGTCGCCTACATGGGTGGAGGGGAGGAGATGGCTAGTCCAGAGGGTGTTAATGATGCTGACATGCAGGGTCTATGGCATATGCTGCCCCAGAAGGGTGAAGACTCCCCAGCCCCACGACGTACAGAGCCTGTCCTCCATCATGCACCAAATCGGCTTGAGAAGAGGACACCACAAGTAAAGGCACTTGGCCTCACTAAGATCCCTGTGAGCGGAGGTAGCAAGATGGGAAAACAGCAACCCTCACGTCCCTCACCTCCCCCTGTCGATAAAGAACTACAGGATGCCCCACCAAGTGATGAAGGCTACTGGGATTCTCCCACACCTGGCCCAGAAGATGAGGACAGTACCTTCCTACGTCGGGAAGGTTTGCTGAGGGATAGCTGCTCTGGAGATGCACTTTATGACCTCTACGATCCTGATAGCCCTAGCGCTGCTGGCTCAGACAATGATGTGAGTTCACCAACAAAATCTGCAAGTGATCTAAAAATGAACTTGCCTTCCCCGAAATGCTCGTCTTCTGCCACTTCCTCATTCCGTTCCATGAAAGGCAGCACCAGCCTACCTCGAGATTCCAAGATCCCTATTAGTGTGAGGCAAACACCACCTTCCCACTCTTCCAGCCAAGGCACACTGTCTTCCAATCTTAGCCCCACTTTAACCACACCTCCTAAAAAGACTAATGCTCCACCACGCACCCGAATCCCTGTCTCAAAGGTTCCTGTCCGTCGTCCCAACAACAAGAGCACCCCCACTTCACAAAGCAGGAAGTAG